A segment of the Cryptosporidium parvum Iowa II chromosome 5, whole genome shotgun sequence genome:
GTCTTTTAAAATAGCAGGCATTGAGGTTAATTGTGTTTGccatttaattttgttgGGTTTCTTATTTTCGATAATTTTTGAGAGTATTGCTGATGAGTATTTTGGGTCAAATGGAATACATGGTCATAGCCACACTAGGCATAACACAGATTCTAATCATATGAAAGATAACATAAACTCCAATATGATGAGTACTAACGTCTCATCCGAGTATTCATCAGATGAAGATTCATgtattattgataaatttggCACAGATTTAACAGCTGGTAGGGAAAATTCATCGTTATGCATATCTGgttcaattaataaaaaccCAACATTATCATCAAAGAAAGCCAGAGTAAATTTGGCAGAGAATGATAATGGATTGAAGGCAGAATTAGGCAAAAGCTCAGTTGGATTTGTTTTGGTTTGTGCATTATTCTTCCATTCTCTATTTGAAGGTATGGTTGTTGGAACTTCAAAAAGTATTATGGGCACTTGGATGATTACCTGCGTTATTTTTGCTCATAAGTGGattgaaattttaattgTATATATGACTCTTATTTCAAAGGGCATTAACCCTTTGGCttacattattattctttcttttggATCACCTTTAGGCGCAATGATTGGAGCCATTGTTATTATCTCAAA
Coding sequences within it:
- a CDS encoding protein with signal peptide and 8 transmembrane domains; possible ZIP zinc transporter family member, coding for MDLFWHKFTCSILLLISAILGYFFPAKIDNDEKNKGRKSKILPIMTAFGAGAFIALALVHLIPDAIEDSSSGLLSFKIAGIEVNCVCHLILLGFLFSIIFESIADEYFGSNGIHGHSHTRHNTDSNHMKDNINSNMMSTNVSSEYSSDEDSCIIDKFGTDLTAGRENSSLCISGSINKNPTLSSKKARVNLAENDNGLKAELGKSSVGFVLVCALFFHSLFEGMVVGTSKSIMGTWMITCVIFAHKWIEILIVYMTLISKGINPLAYIIILSFGSPLGAMIGAIVIISNSVASAVCSALAAGTILYVACIEVIPDVFNDKHSIRTLIKLGSFVTGILTVSTITLVSEIVENSY